A single window of Collinsella aerofaciens DNA harbors:
- the infB gene encoding translation initiation factor IF-2 gives MAKVRVSTLAKEFGMTSKELMGHLAEMKIPAKSASSALEDAYVAMVRKQLASVIEARAKEVEAAKQAEEEAAAAEEAARAAEAERERIAAEKAREEERRQFAAAQAAEEAARAEAEAKKKAEQERLAREKEEAAREAQRRAVPASDSGSRFRSLLDQIAAQETVLKEKKDAEDKAKAERAAERGNRRGGNNDRRGGRRNDRNASDNNSERNASESRPHSHRTNASNNVAAGMDFPNPDKQGKGKKRKGGHGNDEDHYSRMAREAEEYSREKVLEEARAAVEEASRESTGRRKKRKEKREREAAKAQEERKIEEALAQGVNPEELDAIKVSQGVTVQELAEALDVPANDIIKRLFLLGTPLTMTQSMSDDLVELVADDLGRQIKIITPEEENTFSFYDDPADLKPRAPVVTVMGHVDHGKTSLLDAIRHTGVAAGEAGGITQAIGASQVMINDRKITFIDTPGHATFTAMRARGAKVTDIVILIVAADDGVMPQTVESINHAKAAGVPIVVAVNKIDKPGANPDRVRQELTEYGVIPEEWGGQNMFVNISAKQKIGIDDLLETVLLQADVLELKANPDTFASGNVLEAKLDKGRGSVATVLVTRGTLHVGDTLVAGLTYGRVRAMLDPKGRAVTEAGPSDAVEILGLQSVPNAGDEFRVFEDEREARALADERSLKARIEEQSRVKHVTLENLFETIADAEVKELNLIIKADVQGSIEALQDSLDKMDQSEVRINTIHSAVGAINETDVVLADASNAIIIGFGVRPDGKARSAAEREGVEIRCYDVIYKCLEELDAARIGMLKPTEVEVATGTATVLDTFKVPKVGIAAGVRVEEGEIAATDSVRLVRDGIVVFNGKIASMRHYKDEAKSLKSGSEGGIGLENFQDIKPGDQIEGYRIDQVARTE, from the coding sequence ATGGCAAAAGTCCGTGTGTCCACCCTGGCCAAAGAGTTCGGCATGACCTCCAAGGAACTGATGGGTCATCTCGCCGAAATGAAGATTCCCGCTAAGTCCGCTTCCTCCGCCCTGGAGGACGCTTACGTCGCCATGGTCCGCAAGCAGCTCGCCTCGGTGATCGAGGCCCGCGCCAAGGAAGTCGAGGCCGCCAAGCAGGCCGAGGAGGAGGCAGCCGCCGCCGAGGAGGCAGCGCGCGCTGCCGAGGCCGAGCGCGAGCGCATCGCCGCCGAGAAGGCACGCGAGGAGGAGCGCCGCCAGTTCGCCGCGGCCCAGGCTGCCGAGGAGGCTGCCCGCGCCGAGGCCGAGGCCAAGAAGAAGGCCGAGCAGGAGCGCCTTGCCCGCGAGAAGGAGGAGGCTGCCCGTGAGGCCCAGCGCCGCGCCGTCCCCGCTTCCGACTCCGGTTCGCGCTTCCGTTCGCTGCTCGACCAGATCGCCGCACAGGAGACCGTGCTCAAGGAGAAGAAGGACGCCGAAGACAAGGCCAAGGCCGAGCGCGCCGCCGAGCGCGGCAACCGTCGTGGCGGCAACAACGACCGCCGCGGTGGCCGTCGCAACGATCGCAACGCCTCCGACAACAACTCCGAGCGCAACGCCTCCGAGAGCCGTCCGCACAGCCATCGCACCAACGCCAGCAACAACGTCGCTGCCGGCATGGACTTCCCCAACCCCGATAAGCAGGGCAAGGGCAAGAAGCGCAAAGGCGGTCACGGTAACGATGAGGACCACTACAGCCGCATGGCTCGTGAGGCCGAGGAGTACAGCCGCGAGAAGGTGCTCGAGGAGGCCCGCGCCGCCGTCGAGGAGGCCTCTCGCGAGTCCACCGGTCGCCGCAAGAAGCGCAAGGAGAAGCGCGAGCGCGAGGCTGCTAAGGCTCAGGAGGAGCGCAAGATTGAGGAGGCGCTGGCCCAGGGCGTGAACCCCGAGGAGCTCGATGCCATCAAGGTCTCCCAGGGCGTTACCGTCCAGGAGCTCGCCGAGGCGCTCGACGTTCCGGCCAACGACATCATCAAGCGCCTGTTCCTGCTGGGCACGCCGCTCACCATGACGCAGTCCATGTCCGACGACCTCGTCGAGCTCGTTGCCGACGACCTGGGCCGTCAGATCAAGATCATCACCCCCGAGGAGGAGAACACCTTCTCGTTCTACGACGATCCCGCCGACCTTAAGCCTCGCGCCCCGGTCGTCACCGTCATGGGTCACGTCGACCACGGCAAGACGAGCCTGCTCGACGCCATCCGTCATACCGGCGTCGCTGCCGGCGAGGCAGGCGGCATCACCCAGGCCATCGGCGCTTCGCAGGTCATGATCAACGACCGCAAGATCACCTTCATCGATACTCCGGGTCACGCTACCTTTACGGCCATGCGTGCCCGTGGCGCCAAGGTGACCGACATCGTCATCCTGATTGTCGCCGCCGACGACGGCGTCATGCCCCAGACCGTCGAGTCGATCAACCACGCCAAGGCCGCCGGCGTACCCATCGTCGTCGCCGTCAACAAGATCGATAAGCCGGGCGCCAACCCCGATCGCGTGCGCCAGGAGCTCACCGAGTACGGCGTCATCCCCGAGGAGTGGGGCGGACAGAACATGTTCGTCAACATCTCGGCTAAGCAGAAGATCGGTATCGACGACCTTCTGGAGACTGTGCTGCTCCAGGCCGACGTGCTCGAGCTCAAGGCCAACCCGGACACCTTTGCCTCCGGCAACGTCCTCGAGGCCAAGCTCGACAAGGGCCGCGGCTCGGTCGCTACCGTGCTCGTGACCCGCGGTACCTTGCACGTGGGCGATACGCTGGTCGCCGGCCTTACCTACGGCCGCGTCCGCGCCATGCTCGACCCCAAGGGTCGCGCCGTCACCGAGGCCGGTCCCTCCGACGCCGTCGAGATCCTGGGCCTGCAGTCCGTGCCCAACGCCGGTGACGAGTTCCGCGTGTTCGAGGACGAGCGCGAGGCTCGTGCCCTGGCCGACGAGCGTTCGCTGAAGGCCCGTATCGAGGAGCAGAGCCGCGTCAAGCACGTCACGCTCGAGAACCTCTTCGAGACCATCGCCGACGCCGAGGTCAAGGAGCTCAACCTGATTATCAAGGCCGACGTCCAGGGCTCCATCGAGGCTCTTCAGGACTCACTCGACAAGATGGATCAGTCCGAGGTTCGCATCAACACGATCCACTCCGCCGTTGGCGCCATCAACGAGACCGACGTCGTCCTGGCCGACGCCTCCAACGCCATCATCATCGGCTTTGGCGTCCGTCCCGACGGTAAGGCCCGCTCCGCCGCCGAGCGCGAGGGCGTCGAGATCCGTTGCTACGACGTCATCTACAAGTGCCTCGAGGAGCTCGACGCCGCCCGTATCGGCATGCTGAAGCCCACCGAGGTCGAGGTCGCCACGGGTACCGCGACCGTCCTGGACACCTTCAAGGTGCCCAAAGTCGGTATCGCCGCCGGTGTCCGCGTCGAGGAGGGCGAGATCGCCGCGACCGATTCCGTGCGCCTGGTGCGCGACGGCATCGTGGTCTTCAACGGCAAGATCGCCTCGATGCGCCACTACAAGGACGAGGCCAAGAGCCTCAAGAGCGGTTCCGAGGGCGGCATTGGCCTGGAGAACTTCCAGGACATCAAGCCCGGCGACCAGATCGAGGGTTACCGCATCGACCAGGTTGCCCGTACCGAGTAG